The following proteins are encoded in a genomic region of Nicotiana sylvestris chromosome 4, ASM39365v2, whole genome shotgun sequence:
- the LOC138890358 gene encoding protein FAR-RED IMPAIRED RESPONSE 1-like, giving the protein MNEDEWVNIDSDDNFNDGEDHVDDVDDDGDHYLEEEREGGEEMEMSNEFNEEDLVIGPINVMWFSNKDIMFDFYKEHARLSGVCIVKRTSNKKCGDIVRYVQYGCNRSRKLRNKHVTKRRNCRARINRILEENGSWHVSKVVKKHNHQLKPALL; this is encoded by the coding sequence ATGAATGAAGATGAGTGGGTCAACATTGATTCAGACGACAACTTCAATGATGGAGAAGATCATGTTGACGATGTTGATGATGATGGCGACCATTATTTAGAGGAAGAGAGAGAAGGCGGAGAGGAAATGGAAATGTCTAATGAGTTTAATGAAGAAGATCTAGTAATAGGTCCAATTAATGTAATGTGGTTCAGTAATAAGGATATTATGTTTGATTTTTACAAAGAACATGCAAGATTATCAGGGGTTTGTATTGTCAAAAGAACATCAAATAAAAAATGTGGTGATATTGTAAGATATGTGCAATATGGTTGTAATAGGTCTAGGAAACTAAGGAATAAGCATGTTACTAAGAGGAGGAACTGTCGTGCCAGAATAAATAGAATTTTGGAGGAGAATGGTTCATGGCATGTTTCAAAGGTGGTTAAAAAGCATAATCATCAATTAAAACCAGCACTATTGTGA